The Nocardioides panzhihuensis genome has a segment encoding these proteins:
- a CDS encoding S1C family serine protease, protein MTQEPQDDQSRPISRWAPPTDAPDVPSAGQSSPDGLGEDERDTAEVPLPGMPGSPVAPAPVPAADAVPLPPSAPPPGPSLPGFDGPPPPLSGAPTGSSPRRRVPGPIWALAAAVAFLLGVLGGYAGGVLEDQDDMSSLAGGGLEPGSIETDAPLNADDADIVKVAATLLPSTVQIFAEYQGVEDAATGSGFVFDRNGHVVTNNHVVANAAKAKGRIEVVDHKGRRYKADVVGRSAVYDLAVLDVPEIKELDPASLGSTSRLRIGEGVVAIGSPLGLSSTVTSGIVSALQRPVSTGQTEDDTSYINAVQTDAAINPGNSGGPLVNLVGQVIGVNSAIATAGGGEGGESGSIGVGFAIPIDQVKVTAAQILKTGKATYPIVGASVDVQAADHKGALISVVEAGSPAAAGGLKDGDRVTKVGDVTVTDGIGMIVAIRAHQPGETVEFTVMRNGARHELKIKLDAQTENLA, encoded by the coding sequence GTGACGCAGGAACCACAAGACGACCAGTCGCGGCCGATCTCCCGTTGGGCGCCTCCCACTGATGCGCCCGACGTGCCCTCGGCCGGGCAGTCGTCCCCCGACGGCCTCGGCGAGGACGAGCGCGACACCGCCGAGGTGCCGCTGCCAGGCATGCCCGGCAGCCCGGTGGCCCCGGCCCCGGTGCCGGCCGCTGACGCCGTTCCACTGCCTCCCTCGGCGCCGCCGCCGGGCCCGTCCCTGCCCGGCTTCGACGGTCCACCGCCCCCGTTGTCCGGCGCTCCGACCGGTTCCTCGCCGCGCCGTCGTGTCCCCGGCCCGATCTGGGCGCTCGCTGCGGCGGTCGCCTTCCTGCTCGGCGTGCTCGGTGGCTATGCGGGCGGCGTGCTCGAGGACCAGGACGACATGTCGAGCCTGGCCGGCGGCGGGCTCGAGCCGGGCTCGATCGAGACCGACGCGCCACTGAACGCCGACGACGCCGACATCGTGAAGGTGGCCGCGACGCTGCTGCCGTCGACGGTCCAGATCTTCGCCGAATACCAGGGCGTGGAGGACGCCGCGACCGGCTCCGGCTTCGTCTTCGACAGGAACGGCCACGTGGTGACCAACAACCACGTGGTCGCCAACGCGGCCAAGGCCAAGGGAAGGATCGAGGTCGTCGATCACAAGGGCCGCCGCTACAAGGCCGACGTGGTCGGGCGCAGCGCGGTCTACGACCTCGCCGTCCTCGACGTGCCCGAGATCAAGGAGCTCGACCCGGCCTCGCTGGGCAGCACCTCACGACTGAGGATCGGGGAGGGCGTGGTCGCGATCGGCTCGCCGCTGGGGCTCAGCTCCACGGTGACCTCCGGCATCGTCAGCGCTCTCCAGCGGCCGGTGAGCACCGGGCAGACAGAGGACGACACCTCCTACATCAATGCCGTCCAGACCGACGCGGCGATCAACCCCGGCAACTCCGGTGGTCCGCTGGTCAACCTCGTCGGCCAGGTCATCGGGGTCAACTCGGCCATCGCCACCGCGGGTGGCGGAGAGGGCGGAGAGAGCGGCAGCATCGGCGTCGGCTTCGCCATCCCGATCGACCAGGTCAAGGTGACCGCCGCGCAGATCCTGAAGACGGGCAAGGCCACCTACCCGATCGTCGGCGCCTCGGTCGACGTACAGGCCGCCGACCACAAAGGTGCGCTGATCTCGGTGGTCGAGGCCGGTTCACCGGCGGCCGCCGGTGGGCTCAAGGACGGCGACCGGGTCACCAAGGTGGGAGACGTGACCGTCACCGACGGGATCGGCATGATCGTCGCCATCCGCGCCCATCAGCCGGGGGAGACGGTCGAGTTCACCGTGATGCGCAACGGCGCCCGTCATGAGCTGAAGATCAAGCTCGACGCGCAGACCGAGAACCTCGCCTGA
- a CDS encoding helix-turn-helix domain-containing protein, whose product MSGTPRFLTLADVAEVLNTSSAQVYALVRRGELPAIKIGGRGQWRVEASVLEKFIDDMYSQTKAFVADHPFVEAESSTPAPAATPDAS is encoded by the coding sequence ATGTCTGGTACCCCCCGCTTCCTGACTCTTGCCGACGTCGCCGAGGTCCTCAACACGTCGAGCGCACAGGTCTATGCCCTTGTCCGCCGTGGTGAGCTGCCCGCTATCAAGATCGGCGGACGTGGCCAGTGGCGCGTCGAGGCCAGTGTCCTCGAGAAGTTCATCGATGACATGTACTCGCAGACCAAGGCCTTCGTGGCCGACCACCCGTTCGTCGAGGCTGAGAGCAGCACCCCTGCGCCCGCAGCCACGCCGGACGCTTCTTGA
- a CDS encoding wax ester/triacylglycerol synthase family O-acyltransferase, which produces MSEHQRVTVSERQRDRLGPREVAFLDGETLSVPHQMASIELIEPKAEGFDYGAFLQHVEDRLAFVPRFRQRVRVVPGRIAYPVWADDDRFDLTYHVRRSALPRPGSMEQLLDLAGRIVSRPLDRSRPLWELYVIEGLAGDRVALVTKTHQALVDGAETVDLVQLLLDDKPEVGPVVPDLWEPPEAQSSARLVAGAVFDAVTSVSGLTGTARSLGGFALGRVTGVAKDVQNAGAGIARVVTRRAPERPTPLNGALSQQRLVVTLQADLADFRRIRDTHGGTVNDVILAAVTGGLRAWLMTRQESLAGVRQVPALVPVSVIDEELDPTQLGSAVAPHFVVLPVAEPSPVVRLHQVSYSFEQHKANARTVSAQRLAGISGFAPATFHMVGSRVAAESEHDYLLSVCNVPGPQEPRYAAGSRLVASYPIHPLAEGHTLAIGMTSYDGQVFFAITADRDLVPDASLLGQCISEALDELLDTASGRRFRAPRGLRVVKSSGE; this is translated from the coding sequence ATGAGCGAGCATCAGCGAGTGACCGTGAGCGAGCGTCAGCGGGATCGACTCGGACCGCGGGAGGTGGCCTTCCTGGACGGGGAGACGCTGTCGGTGCCGCACCAGATGGCGAGCATCGAGCTGATCGAGCCGAAGGCGGAGGGCTTCGACTACGGCGCCTTCCTCCAGCACGTCGAGGACCGGCTGGCCTTCGTGCCCCGCTTCCGCCAACGGGTCCGTGTCGTGCCCGGTCGGATCGCCTACCCGGTGTGGGCCGACGACGACCGTTTCGACCTCACCTACCACGTACGCCGCTCCGCGCTGCCCCGCCCGGGCTCGATGGAGCAGCTCCTCGACCTCGCCGGCCGGATCGTCTCCCGGCCTCTGGACCGCTCCCGGCCGTTGTGGGAGCTGTATGTGATCGAGGGGCTGGCCGGCGACCGGGTCGCGCTGGTCACCAAGACCCACCAGGCGCTGGTGGACGGTGCCGAGACCGTCGACCTGGTCCAGCTCCTGCTCGACGACAAGCCCGAGGTCGGGCCGGTCGTGCCCGACCTGTGGGAGCCGCCCGAGGCTCAGTCGAGCGCGCGCCTGGTCGCGGGCGCGGTCTTCGACGCGGTCACCTCGGTCAGCGGGCTGACCGGCACGGCCCGCAGCCTGGGCGGCTTCGCCCTGGGCCGGGTCACCGGTGTGGCCAAGGACGTCCAGAACGCGGGCGCTGGCATCGCCCGGGTGGTCACCCGCCGGGCTCCGGAGCGGCCCACGCCGCTCAACGGAGCGCTCTCCCAGCAGCGGCTGGTCGTCACCCTGCAGGCCGACCTGGCCGACTTCCGCCGCATCCGGGACACCCACGGTGGCACCGTCAACGACGTCATCCTCGCTGCCGTCACCGGCGGTCTGCGCGCCTGGCTGATGACCCGCCAGGAGTCGCTCGCAGGCGTACGCCAGGTGCCGGCGCTGGTGCCGGTCTCGGTGATCGACGAGGAGCTCGACCCGACCCAGCTCGGTTCCGCGGTGGCGCCCCACTTCGTGGTGCTGCCGGTGGCGGAGCCCTCGCCGGTGGTCCGTCTCCACCAGGTGTCCTACTCCTTCGAGCAGCACAAGGCCAACGCCCGCACCGTCAGCGCGCAGCGGCTGGCCGGGATCAGCGGCTTCGCCCCGGCGACCTTCCACATGGTGGGCTCCCGGGTGGCTGCCGAGAGCGAGCACGACTACCTGCTCTCGGTGTGCAACGTGCCCGGCCCCCAAGAGCCTCGCTATGCGGCCGGCTCCCGGTTGGTGGCCTCCTATCCGATCCACCCGCTGGCCGAGGGCCACACCCTCGCGATCGGGATGACCTCCTACGACGGCCAGGTCTTCTTCGCGATCACCGCCGACCGCGACCTGGTGCCCGACGCGTCGCTGCTCGGGCAGTGCATCAGCGAGGCGCTGGACGAGCTGCTCGACACCGCCTCGGGTCGCCGCTTCCGGGCGCCCCGAGGGCTGCGCGTGGTCAAGAGCTCCGGCGAGTGA
- a CDS encoding DUF6912 family protein, whose translation MTRIYVPATLELLADWYANGELPGTADGYAAPDDSEEAEYAALMSAADDSAALLAGPGRRVVVVVDAPAALGDQIVPLKLVAAVHADLADRPADADPDEDLGWFATQEIPQLIG comes from the coding sequence GTGACCCGCATCTACGTACCCGCCACGCTCGAGCTGCTCGCTGACTGGTACGCCAACGGTGAGCTGCCCGGCACCGCCGACGGCTATGCGGCGCCCGACGACAGCGAAGAGGCCGAGTACGCCGCGCTGATGAGCGCTGCCGACGACTCGGCGGCGCTCCTCGCCGGTCCCGGACGCAGGGTCGTGGTCGTCGTCGACGCTCCCGCGGCTCTTGGCGACCAGATCGTCCCGCTCAAGCTCGTCGCGGCGGTCCACGCCGATCTGGCCGACCGGCCCGCCGACGCCGACCCCGACGAGGACCTCGGCTGGTTCGCGACCCAGGAGATCCCGCAGCTCATCGGGTAG
- a CDS encoding lysyl oxidase family protein codes for MVKSRTRARQLVSAGIGLVAAALVVTTTVTANSGAASGTTGKGTLKLVAAADTVEVASYEGVAYVEPSVWLAAYDAAFEFRASHTAYDKPVKLTKTVIRGKKRTTTTAPASIVDGMKGFKDGLRVTLKNKAGKVVLDESRPLCPGGYDRQRVQTDGATGPVYPEFCGGNWFTKGVLYGIERGMAVPTVSDLEFETKGETALTMTLSVSKPVADFLGLPKASRSAKQNLVIVDGCPEGGCEGGEGEMSTHSAHGADEDQGARTVVPRESLEGAEDGRGRLPLGGGAGGTSHGKPAKSSLPDLVSVPAWQISTAVDEEGTDRLNFAANEWNAGPAPMVVEGFRRGTSPVMDAYQMFYRGGKQVGMKRTGTMEFHEAPEHNHWHFLDFAKYELVDAKDKVVSTSGKQSWCLVPTDPVDLTVPGATLRPGQTGLESACGSKSALWLRETLPSGWGDTYDQSQTQAFDLTKVKNGTYRIKVTVNPDGNLYETTRSNNVSHRTVIVGGKAGARTVTVPPYQGVDTETWWNER; via the coding sequence ATGGTCAAATCTCGCACTCGCGCCCGGCAGCTGGTCTCGGCCGGCATCGGGCTGGTCGCGGCCGCACTCGTCGTCACCACGACGGTGACGGCGAACTCCGGTGCCGCGAGCGGCACTACCGGAAAGGGCACGCTCAAGCTCGTCGCAGCCGCCGACACCGTCGAGGTGGCGTCCTACGAGGGGGTGGCGTACGTGGAGCCGTCGGTCTGGCTGGCCGCCTATGACGCGGCCTTCGAGTTCCGCGCCAGTCACACGGCCTACGACAAGCCGGTCAAGCTGACCAAGACCGTCATCCGGGGCAAGAAGCGCACCACCACGACCGCGCCGGCCTCGATCGTCGACGGCATGAAGGGCTTCAAGGACGGCCTTCGGGTCACCCTCAAGAACAAGGCCGGCAAGGTCGTCCTCGACGAGAGCCGGCCGCTGTGTCCCGGCGGCTACGACCGGCAACGGGTGCAGACCGACGGCGCGACCGGCCCGGTCTACCCGGAGTTCTGCGGCGGCAACTGGTTCACCAAGGGCGTCCTGTACGGGATCGAGCGGGGCATGGCGGTCCCGACCGTCTCCGACCTCGAGTTCGAGACCAAGGGCGAGACCGCGCTCACCATGACGCTGAGCGTCAGCAAGCCTGTGGCCGACTTCCTCGGTCTGCCGAAGGCCAGCCGCAGCGCCAAGCAGAACCTGGTCATCGTCGACGGGTGCCCCGAGGGCGGCTGCGAGGGCGGCGAGGGCGAGATGAGCACTCACTCTGCCCATGGAGCCGATGAGGACCAGGGCGCTCGCACCGTGGTGCCGCGAGAGTCGCTGGAAGGCGCCGAGGACGGTCGTGGACGCCTCCCGCTCGGCGGCGGCGCCGGAGGTACGTCGCACGGCAAGCCCGCGAAGAGCAGCCTGCCCGACCTCGTCTCCGTGCCCGCCTGGCAGATCTCGACCGCGGTCGACGAGGAGGGCACCGATCGCCTCAACTTCGCCGCCAACGAGTGGAACGCCGGGCCGGCGCCGATGGTCGTCGAGGGCTTCCGTCGCGGCACTTCTCCGGTGATGGACGCCTACCAGATGTTCTACCGCGGCGGTAAGCAGGTCGGGATGAAGCGGACCGGCACCATGGAGTTCCACGAGGCGCCGGAGCACAACCACTGGCACTTCCTCGACTTCGCCAAGTACGAGCTGGTCGATGCCAAGGACAAGGTCGTCTCGACCAGCGGCAAGCAGTCGTGGTGCCTGGTGCCCACCGACCCGGTGGACCTGACCGTGCCCGGAGCGACGCTGCGGCCAGGTCAGACCGGTCTGGAGTCGGCCTGCGGCTCGAAGTCCGCGCTCTGGTTGCGGGAGACCCTGCCGTCCGGCTGGGGCGACACCTACGACCAGTCCCAGACCCAGGCCTTCGACCTCACCAAGGTCAAGAACGGCACCTACCGGATCAAGGTCACCGTCAACCCGGACGGCAACCTCTACGAGACCACCCGGTCCAACAACGTCAGCCATCGCACCGTGATCGTCGGCGGCAAGGCCGGCGCCCGCACCGTCACCGTCCCGCCCTACCAGGGCGTCGACACCGAGACGTGGTGGAACGAGAGGTGA
- a CDS encoding DUF2505 domain-containing protein, translating to MTTTLQHELVYEARMGDVSAMLADPGFRERVADAQGALRRRVTIGGAPREVRIDRVQSTVGVPAFAKPIVTGDLTVHQNEVWSSDTVAVVDITVPGGLATLRGNISLSESDGRTTESVRLNIKVPVPLVGTKLEEYVEQLMLRAFDLEQAVGAEYLSR from the coding sequence ATGACGACGACCCTTCAGCACGAGCTCGTCTACGAGGCCCGTATGGGCGACGTCTCCGCGATGCTGGCTGATCCTGGCTTCCGCGAGCGGGTCGCCGACGCCCAGGGCGCGCTCCGTCGCCGGGTGACCATCGGTGGCGCCCCACGCGAGGTCCGGATCGACCGGGTGCAGTCGACCGTCGGCGTACCCGCCTTCGCGAAGCCCATCGTCACCGGCGACCTCACCGTCCACCAGAACGAGGTATGGTCCTCCGACACGGTCGCCGTTGTGGACATCACCGTCCCCGGCGGCCTCGCCACGCTGCGCGGCAACATCTCGCTCTCCGAGTCCGACGGGCGCACCACCGAGAGCGTGCGGCTGAACATCAAGGTGCCCGTCCCGCTGGTGGGAACCAAGCTCGAGGAGTACGTCGAGCAACTGATGCTGAGGGCCTTCGACCTCGAGCAGGCGGTCGGCGCGGAGTACCTCTCCCGCTGA
- a CDS encoding DUF2505 domain-containing protein — MSKKLSIDLVYDAPIAAVSGMLADAAFREQVCDAQHARSKSVAVTGSTVSIRYEQAVSGVPGFAKKFVGDTIEVHQDEVWSADFTSGDLKLTLPGKPGSLSGVVRLAENGPRTIETVTLTATVNVPLVSGKLEDLILSIFKKGLEKEHEVGTRWLAG; from the coding sequence ATGAGTAAAAAGCTGTCGATCGACCTGGTCTACGATGCCCCGATCGCAGCCGTCTCCGGGATGCTCGCCGACGCGGCGTTCCGCGAGCAGGTCTGCGACGCCCAGCACGCGCGGTCCAAGAGCGTGGCGGTCACCGGGTCGACGGTGAGCATCCGCTACGAGCAGGCCGTCAGCGGGGTGCCCGGGTTCGCGAAGAAGTTCGTCGGCGACACCATCGAGGTTCACCAGGACGAGGTGTGGTCGGCCGACTTCACCTCTGGCGACCTCAAGCTCACCCTGCCCGGCAAGCCCGGCTCGCTCTCCGGCGTCGTTCGACTGGCCGAGAACGGCCCACGGACCATCGAGACGGTCACCCTGACCGCTACCGTGAATGTGCCCCTGGTCAGCGGAAAGCTGGAGGACCTCATCCTCTCGATCTTCAAGAAGGGGCTCGAGAAGGAGCACGAGGTAGGCACCCGCTGGCTCGCCGGCTGA
- a CDS encoding NAD-glutamate dehydrogenase: MSTETHIKPVQASQTVQQFRLPSTTYFRHVAPEELTGRSEADLAGAVGSHLALAASRPQGTAAVRILTPTTAADGWSAGGRSVVEIVVDDMPYLVDSVKTELYRRGLDIHLVVHPVIDVARDVTGALEGVNEGDIRESWMHIEIDRLAPDTAKEIVAGLEGVLEDVREVIEDEPRLHRRLAEIAAGLRYTPPNSVPREEAAEAAELLAWLAEDHFLLTGYREYRLDGDYLRGRSGTGLGILRADPPQAPDHGKMPPKVAAHARDKVMLVLAKANSRSTVGEPAYLDHVGIKIFNGAGEVVGEHRFLGLFTTKSARQSVTRIPVVRGKVAAVLDHTGYDPRSHTGKAMLDAMETYPREELFHASAEELTALAEAALGAIERRILRVAVRPDTYGRYVSVLVSLPRDRYNTTVRERFSKVLLDVLGGTDLEFTVRISESTTARVHFVVHGTTESLGKALDTPGLVDSLESRLRKAARSWRDDLVSAVIAHAGEDGAARLSHVLDAFPEAYKEDFDADTGAADLTRLELLSHQGEAVDFSFYKDPESPGGFRVKIYRTGGPLSLSLMLPILSSFGFEVTDERPYDLEGVGTSGSEEWFIYDFGLAYAGTPVGTPTQLVAALHQAWSGRSEVDRLNALVLAGLDHGQITVLRAYGRYLRQGGTPNSFATIAGALVANPGIARQIVELFETRFDPSLTTRVETKRAEAIIEALDDVASLDQDRILRSYVATILATTRTNYYRGRDYLAFKFDPQQVPDLPLPRPAYEIFVYSPNVEGVHLRFDAVARGGLRWSDRRDDFRTEVLGLAKAQQVKNTVIVPGGAKGGFVPKGVAGPDAYVTFLRGLLDVTDNRVDGEIVPPPDVVRHDADDSYLVVAADKGTATFSDLANSVAAEYDFWLGDAFASGGSAGYDHKAMGITSRGAWVSVQHHFKRLGIDPQVDEITAVGVGDMSGDVFGNGMLRSDRIRLVAAFDHRHIFIDPTPDAATGFRERKRLFETPGSNWESYDTSLISAGGGVWSRQLKWVPISAEVREALGLATGVKRLTPQELISAILRAPVDLLWNGGIGTYVKASDESHDDAGDHSNDGVRVDAADLRVRVIGEGGNLGITQAARVEFARKGGLINTDAIDNSAGVGTSDHEVNLKILLDREVRAGSLTLAERDELLEEMTDEVAALVLAHNEAHNVTLTRAVASAPQLLETHERQIAEWVTDGLLTRDVEGLPSSTEVARRLEAGEGLTAPELAVVLAWAKIERGRELVAEGLPDPATDPEMTQRLVAYFPTAIRERFPEAILDHPLRREIWATSVVNEEVNRAFGRVAEPSQ, from the coding sequence GTGTCAACGGAGACGCATATCAAACCTGTCCAAGCTTCGCAGACGGTCCAGCAGTTCCGCCTGCCGAGCACCACCTACTTCCGCCACGTAGCCCCTGAGGAGCTCACCGGTCGCAGCGAGGCTGACCTCGCCGGCGCGGTGGGATCACATCTGGCGCTGGCAGCGAGCCGCCCGCAGGGCACCGCTGCCGTGCGCATCCTCACCCCCACCACTGCTGCAGATGGTTGGTCCGCCGGAGGTCGCAGCGTCGTCGAGATCGTCGTCGACGACATGCCCTACCTCGTGGACTCGGTCAAGACCGAGCTCTACCGCCGCGGTCTCGACATCCATCTCGTCGTCCACCCCGTCATCGACGTCGCCCGTGACGTGACCGGTGCGCTCGAGGGGGTGAACGAAGGAGACATCCGCGAGTCCTGGATGCACATCGAGATCGACCGTCTCGCCCCCGACACGGCCAAGGAGATCGTCGCCGGTCTGGAGGGCGTCCTCGAGGACGTACGCGAGGTCATCGAGGACGAGCCGCGACTGCACCGCCGGCTGGCGGAGATCGCGGCCGGTCTGCGCTACACCCCGCCCAACAGCGTGCCGCGCGAGGAGGCCGCCGAGGCCGCCGAGCTGCTGGCCTGGCTGGCCGAGGACCACTTCCTGCTGACCGGCTACCGCGAGTACCGCCTCGACGGCGACTACCTGCGCGGCCGCTCCGGCACCGGCCTGGGCATCCTGCGCGCCGACCCGCCGCAGGCTCCCGACCACGGCAAGATGCCGCCCAAGGTCGCCGCCCACGCCCGGGACAAGGTCATGCTGGTCCTCGCCAAGGCCAACTCGCGCTCGACCGTCGGGGAGCCCGCCTACCTCGACCATGTCGGCATCAAGATCTTCAACGGCGCCGGTGAGGTGGTCGGTGAGCACCGTTTCCTCGGGCTCTTCACCACGAAGTCGGCTCGGCAGTCGGTGACCCGGATCCCGGTCGTACGCGGCAAGGTCGCCGCGGTCCTCGACCACACCGGCTACGACCCCCGCAGCCACACCGGCAAGGCGATGCTCGACGCGATGGAGACCTACCCGCGCGAAGAGCTCTTCCACGCCTCCGCCGAGGAGCTGACCGCGCTCGCCGAGGCTGCGCTGGGAGCGATCGAGCGCCGCATCCTTCGGGTCGCGGTCCGGCCCGACACGTACGGGCGCTATGTCTCGGTGCTCGTCTCGCTGCCGCGTGACCGCTACAACACCACGGTCCGCGAGCGGTTCTCGAAGGTGCTCCTCGATGTCCTGGGTGGCACCGACCTGGAGTTCACCGTACGCATCAGCGAGTCCACCACGGCCCGGGTGCACTTCGTCGTCCACGGCACCACGGAGTCCCTGGGCAAGGCCCTGGACACCCCCGGGCTGGTCGACAGCCTCGAGTCGCGGCTGCGCAAGGCCGCCCGGAGCTGGCGCGACGACCTGGTCAGCGCGGTCATCGCCCACGCCGGAGAGGATGGGGCGGCCCGGCTCTCGCACGTGCTCGACGCCTTCCCGGAGGCCTACAAGGAGGACTTCGACGCCGACACCGGCGCCGCCGACCTGACTCGCCTGGAGCTGCTCTCGCACCAGGGCGAGGCGGTCGACTTCTCCTTCTACAAGGATCCGGAGAGCCCCGGCGGGTTCCGGGTCAAGATCTACCGCACCGGTGGCCCGCTCTCGCTGTCGCTGATGCTCCCGATCCTGTCCTCCTTCGGCTTCGAGGTCACCGACGAGCGGCCCTATGACCTGGAGGGGGTCGGCACGTCCGGGTCGGAGGAGTGGTTCATCTACGACTTCGGCCTCGCCTACGCCGGCACCCCCGTCGGCACGCCCACCCAGCTGGTCGCAGCGTTGCACCAGGCCTGGTCCGGGCGCAGCGAGGTCGACCGCCTGAACGCGCTCGTCCTTGCCGGTCTCGACCATGGCCAGATCACGGTGCTGCGCGCCTACGGCCGCTACCTGCGCCAGGGCGGCACCCCCAACTCGTTCGCGACGATCGCGGGCGCGCTGGTCGCCAACCCGGGCATCGCCCGGCAGATCGTGGAGCTGTTCGAGACTCGCTTCGACCCCTCGCTCACCACGCGTGTCGAGACGAAGCGGGCCGAGGCGATCATCGAGGCACTCGACGATGTCGCGAGCCTGGACCAGGACCGGATCCTGCGCAGCTACGTCGCCACGATCCTGGCGACGACGCGGACCAACTACTACCGCGGTCGGGACTACCTCGCGTTCAAGTTCGATCCGCAGCAGGTGCCCGACCTGCCGTTGCCGAGACCGGCGTACGAGATCTTCGTCTACTCGCCCAACGTCGAGGGCGTGCACCTGCGCTTCGACGCCGTGGCCCGTGGCGGGCTGCGGTGGAGCGACCGGCGCGACGACTTCCGCACCGAGGTGCTCGGGCTGGCGAAGGCGCAGCAGGTCAAGAACACCGTGATCGTGCCGGGTGGCGCGAAGGGCGGCTTCGTCCCCAAGGGCGTGGCCGGTCCCGACGCCTACGTCACCTTCCTGCGTGGCCTGCTCGACGTCACCGACAACCGGGTGGACGGGGAGATCGTGCCGCCGCCCGACGTGGTGCGTCACGACGCCGACGACTCCTACCTGGTCGTCGCCGCCGACAAGGGCACCGCGACGTTCTCCGACCTGGCCAACTCGGTCGCGGCGGAGTACGACTTCTGGCTCGGCGACGCGTTCGCCTCCGGCGGCTCGGCGGGCTATGACCACAAGGCGATGGGGATCACCTCGCGAGGTGCCTGGGTCTCGGTGCAGCACCACTTCAAGCGGCTCGGCATCGACCCGCAGGTCGACGAGATCACCGCGGTCGGCGTCGGCGACATGTCCGGAGACGTGTTCGGCAACGGCATGCTGCGCTCGGACCGGATCCGGCTCGTGGCTGCATTCGACCACCGGCACATCTTCATCGATCCGACGCCCGACGCGGCGACGGGATTCCGAGAGCGGAAGCGTCTCTTCGAGACGCCCGGGTCGAACTGGGAGTCCTACGACACCTCGCTGATCTCGGCAGGCGGCGGCGTGTGGTCGCGGCAGCTGAAGTGGGTGCCGATCAGTGCCGAGGTGCGCGAGGCGCTCGGTCTCGCGACCGGCGTCAAGCGGCTGACGCCGCAGGAGCTGATCAGCGCGATCCTGCGCGCGCCGGTCGACCTGCTGTGGAACGGCGGGATCGGGACGTACGTCAAGGCCTCTGACGAGAGCCATGACGATGCCGGGGACCACTCCAACGACGGCGTCCGGGTGGATGCCGCCGACCTACGGGTGCGGGTCATCGGCGAGGGCGGCAACCTGGGCATCACCCAGGCCGCGCGCGTCGAGTTCGCCCGCAAGGGTGGGCTGATCAACACCGACGCGATCGACAACTCCGCCGGTGTCGGCACCTCCGACCACGAGGTGAACCTCAAGATCCTGCTGGACCGTGAGGTACGCGCCGGCTCGCTCACCCTCGCCGAGCGTGACGAGCTGCTCGAGGAGATGACCGACGAGGTCGCCGCGCTGGTGCTCGCTCACAACGAGGCTCACAACGTGACCTTGACCCGTGCGGTCGCCTCGGCGCCGCAGCTGCTCGAGACTCACGAGCGTCAGATCGCCGAGTGGGTCACCGACGGTCTCCTCACCCGCGATGTCGAGGGGCTGCCGTCATCGACCGAGGTGGCTCGCCGTCTGGAGGCGGGGGAGGGCCTCACCGCCCCCGAGCTGGCCGTCGTGCTCGCTTGGGCCAAGATCGAGCGGGGCCGCGAGCTGGTCGCTGAGGGCCTTCCCGATCCGGCCACGGATCCGGAGATGACGCAGCGGCTGGTGGCGTACTTCCCGACCGCCATCCGTGAGCGTTTCCCCGAGGCCATCCTGGATCACCCGCTGCGGCGGGAGATCTGGGCGACCTCGGTGGTCAACGAAGAGGTCAACCGTGCCTTCGGGCGCGTTGCCGAGCCGTCACAGTGA